The proteins below come from a single Nocardioides eburneiflavus genomic window:
- a CDS encoding amino acid ABC transporter ATP-binding protein: MTAQETAPVSAGRGEPLVVLSGVQKHFGQLHALKDIELTVTRGEVVVVIGPSGSGKSTLCRTINRLETIDEGTITLDGQPLPAEGKDLAALRAEVGMVFQSFNLFAHKTILENVTLGPIKVRGMKKEAADKKARELLDRVGVGHQAEKYPAQLSGGQQQRVAIARALAMEPKVMLFDEPTSALDPEMIKEVLDVMVDLAEQGMTMIVVTHEMGFARTAADRVVFMADGAIVEENTPEEFFTNPRSDRAKDFLSKILKH, translated from the coding sequence ATGACCGCGCAGGAAACGGCCCCCGTCAGCGCCGGCCGGGGCGAGCCCCTCGTCGTGCTGAGCGGTGTGCAGAAGCACTTCGGACAGCTCCACGCCCTCAAGGACATCGAGCTCACCGTCACCCGCGGCGAGGTCGTCGTGGTGATCGGCCCGTCCGGGTCCGGCAAGTCCACGCTCTGCCGCACGATCAACCGCCTGGAGACGATCGACGAGGGCACGATCACGCTCGACGGCCAGCCGCTGCCCGCCGAGGGCAAGGATCTCGCCGCGCTGCGCGCCGAGGTCGGCATGGTCTTCCAGAGCTTCAACCTCTTCGCCCACAAGACGATCCTCGAGAACGTCACGCTCGGCCCGATCAAGGTCCGCGGGATGAAGAAGGAGGCGGCGGACAAGAAGGCGCGCGAGCTGCTCGACCGCGTCGGCGTCGGCCACCAGGCCGAGAAGTACCCCGCGCAGCTCTCCGGCGGCCAGCAGCAGCGCGTGGCCATCGCCCGCGCCCTGGCCATGGAGCCCAAGGTGATGCTCTTCGACGAGCCGACCTCCGCGCTCGACCCGGAGATGATCAAGGAGGTCCTCGACGTCATGGTCGACCTCGCCGAGCAGGGCATGACGATGATCGTCGTCACCCACGAGATGGGATTCGCCCGCACCGCCGCCGACCGCGTGGTCTTCATGGCCGACGGCGCCATCGTCGAGGAGAACACCCCCGAGGAGTTCTTCACCAACCCGCGCTCGGACCGCGCGAAGGACTTCCTCAGCAAGATCCTCAAGCACTGA
- a CDS encoding 2'-5' RNA ligase family protein — translation MPRMHALELLPDEAAGEVVRRQWQALRDAGLPSQLDHRGATNSPHVTVLAAAEIGPDDEQHARDLVAPLLPVEVRPAGIALLGGNRVSLVRLVDVPDELVRAVLELRSHVDGVQHAGWLPHVTLARRLPRADVAAALDVVGHEDAVLTLTELRRWDPENGIVTTL, via the coding sequence ATGCCCCGCATGCACGCCCTCGAGCTGCTCCCCGACGAGGCCGCGGGCGAGGTCGTACGCCGGCAGTGGCAGGCGCTGCGCGACGCCGGACTGCCGTCCCAGCTCGACCACCGCGGCGCCACCAACAGTCCCCACGTGACGGTCCTCGCCGCCGCGGAGATCGGCCCGGACGACGAGCAGCACGCTCGTGACCTGGTCGCGCCCCTGCTCCCGGTGGAGGTCCGGCCGGCAGGGATCGCCCTGCTCGGCGGCAACCGCGTCTCGCTCGTACGTCTCGTCGACGTGCCCGACGAGCTCGTACGCGCGGTGCTCGAGCTGCGCTCCCACGTGGACGGGGTGCAGCACGCCGGATGGCTCCCCCACGTCACCCTCGCCCGGCGCCTGCCGCGCGCCGACGTGGCCGCCGCACTGGACGTCGTCGGGCACGAGGACGCGGTGCTGACCCTCACCGAGCTGCGCCGCTGGGACCCCGAGAACGGAATCGTCACCACTTTGTGA
- a CDS encoding glycoside hydrolase family 16 protein — protein MRTALAIGLFVTVLLLSLLPSEVHAAGKKGGKQSTRSGAVRATLASLPPIVQPGTSPASPHDTGSLVATFSPASPGQVVLLERRTPKGWKVVDRAREDAWGSAAFDPRAGTYRASTTSRGRTWATGTVTTKRWAPAFEDTFSGTDLDLAVWNDQKREHESVYAPRTCARVDPAARRVDGGVLHLGVALDPARAGLPCSYTHPRSSGTSPYLLNSQVATEHTRSFRHGIVAARIKPQQAKGMHSGFWLLPQGTKYVDGVPAGGTEIDVMEFFGDNGRGTETVGAHIHYYEAGWNKVSLGNMFPTLRRSLGAKRSWWEEFHVFSVEWTPSEYVFRIDGREYYREAKAVSQAPQYLVLSNLTSDYELGELTADELGDTAQVDWVRVFDATSRQTSRVTSGRKAS, from the coding sequence GTGCGTACGGCACTGGCGATCGGCCTGTTCGTTACCGTCCTGTTGCTCTCGCTGCTCCCCTCCGAGGTCCACGCCGCAGGCAAGAAGGGCGGCAAGCAGTCGACCCGCAGCGGCGCGGTCCGCGCCACGCTGGCCTCGCTCCCCCCGATCGTGCAGCCCGGCACGTCCCCCGCCAGCCCGCACGACACCGGCAGCCTGGTGGCCACGTTCAGCCCGGCCTCGCCCGGCCAGGTCGTGCTCCTCGAGCGCCGCACGCCCAAGGGCTGGAAGGTGGTCGACCGCGCCCGCGAGGACGCCTGGGGCTCCGCCGCGTTCGACCCGCGCGCCGGCACCTACCGCGCCAGCACCACCTCCCGCGGCCGCACCTGGGCCACCGGCACGGTGACCACGAAGCGCTGGGCGCCCGCCTTCGAGGACACCTTCTCCGGCACGGACCTCGACCTCGCCGTGTGGAACGACCAGAAGCGCGAGCACGAGAGCGTGTACGCCCCCCGCACCTGCGCCCGCGTCGACCCCGCGGCCCGCCGCGTCGACGGTGGCGTGCTGCACCTCGGCGTCGCCCTCGACCCCGCCCGCGCCGGCCTGCCGTGCTCGTACACCCACCCCCGCAGCTCGGGGACCAGCCCGTACCTCCTCAACAGCCAGGTCGCGACCGAGCACACCCGTTCGTTCCGCCACGGCATCGTCGCCGCGCGCATCAAGCCCCAGCAGGCCAAGGGAATGCACTCCGGCTTCTGGCTGCTGCCGCAGGGCACCAAGTACGTCGACGGCGTCCCCGCCGGCGGCACCGAGATCGACGTGATGGAGTTCTTCGGCGACAACGGCCGCGGCACCGAGACGGTCGGGGCGCACATCCACTACTACGAGGCCGGCTGGAACAAGGTCAGCCTCGGCAACATGTTCCCCACCCTGCGCCGCTCGCTGGGCGCGAAGCGGTCGTGGTGGGAGGAGTTCCACGTCTTCTCGGTCGAGTGGACCCCGAGCGAGTACGTCTTCCGCATCGACGGCCGCGAGTACTACCGCGAGGCCAAGGCCGTCTCGCAGGCCCCGCAGTACCTCGTGCTGTCCAACCTCACCTCCGACTACGAGCTCGGGGAGCTGACCGCGGACGAGCTCGGCGACACCGCGCAGGTCGACTGGGTGCGGGTCTTCGACGCCACGTCCCGCCAGACCTCGCGCGTCACCAGCGGTCGCAAGGCGTCCTGA
- the miaB gene encoding tRNA (N6-isopentenyl adenosine(37)-C2)-methylthiotransferase MiaB — translation MSTAVPNTPARTYEVKTHGCQMNVHDSERLSGLLEDAGYVRFDKDGADEQAGHPDVVVFNTCAVRENADNKLYGNLGHLAPVKAQKPGMQIAVGGCLAQKDRDTITKRAPWVDVVFGTHNIGSLPVLLERARVQEEAQVEILESLSVFPSTLPTKRESAYAAWVSISVGCNNTCTFCIVPALRGKEKDRRPGEILAEVEALVAEGVTEITLLGQNVNAYGVEFGDRQAFSKLLRACGVVEGLERVRFTSPHPAEFTDDVIDAMAETPNVMPSLHMPLQSGSDKVLRDMRRSYRQSKYLGIIERVRAAIPDAAITTDIIVGFPGETEEDFQATLDVVRAARFSAAFTFQYSKRPGTPAAVLEDQVPPEVVKDRYQRLVEVVEEISWSENKALVGRTVELMVAEGEGRKDKETHRLSGRAPDNRLVHFAADFSAVDADSVRPGDMVTVEITYAAPHHLVADGAVRSVRRTRAGDAWERRTSAPSAPTGVGLGMPTVGIPAPLPPAPACG, via the coding sequence ATGAGCACTGCCGTCCCGAACACCCCCGCGCGCACCTACGAGGTCAAGACCCACGGGTGCCAGATGAACGTCCACGACTCCGAGCGGCTCAGCGGCCTGCTGGAGGACGCGGGCTACGTCCGCTTCGACAAGGACGGTGCCGACGAGCAGGCCGGCCATCCTGATGTCGTCGTCTTCAACACCTGCGCGGTGCGGGAGAACGCCGACAACAAGCTCTACGGCAACCTCGGCCACCTCGCGCCGGTCAAGGCACAGAAGCCGGGGATGCAGATCGCCGTCGGCGGCTGCCTGGCGCAGAAGGACCGCGACACCATCACCAAGCGGGCACCCTGGGTCGACGTCGTCTTCGGCACCCACAACATCGGCTCGCTGCCGGTGCTGCTCGAGCGGGCGCGCGTGCAGGAGGAGGCGCAGGTCGAGATCCTGGAGTCCCTCTCGGTCTTCCCCTCGACGCTGCCGACCAAGCGCGAGTCCGCGTACGCCGCCTGGGTCTCCATCTCGGTCGGCTGCAACAACACGTGCACGTTCTGCATCGTCCCGGCGCTGCGCGGCAAGGAGAAGGACCGCCGTCCCGGCGAGATCCTCGCCGAGGTCGAGGCGCTGGTCGCCGAGGGCGTCACCGAGATCACCCTGCTGGGCCAGAACGTCAACGCCTACGGCGTCGAGTTCGGCGACCGCCAGGCCTTTTCCAAGCTGCTGCGCGCCTGCGGGGTGGTCGAGGGCCTCGAGCGGGTGCGGTTCACCTCGCCGCACCCGGCGGAGTTCACCGACGACGTCATCGACGCGATGGCCGAGACGCCCAACGTGATGCCCTCGCTGCACATGCCGCTGCAGTCCGGCTCCGACAAGGTGCTGCGCGACATGCGGCGGTCCTATCGCCAGTCGAAGTACCTCGGGATCATCGAGCGCGTGCGCGCCGCCATCCCCGACGCCGCGATCACCACCGACATCATCGTCGGCTTCCCCGGCGAGACCGAGGAGGACTTCCAGGCCACTCTGGACGTGGTCCGCGCCGCGCGCTTCTCGGCCGCCTTCACCTTCCAGTACTCCAAGCGCCCCGGCACCCCGGCCGCGGTGCTCGAGGACCAGGTCCCGCCGGAGGTCGTCAAGGACCGCTACCAGCGCCTCGTCGAGGTCGTCGAGGAGATCTCCTGGTCGGAGAACAAGGCGCTGGTGGGCCGCACCGTCGAGCTCATGGTCGCCGAGGGCGAGGGTCGCAAGGACAAGGAGACGCACCGCCTGTCCGGCCGCGCGCCCGACAACCGGCTCGTGCACTTCGCCGCCGACTTCTCCGCGGTCGACGCCGACTCGGTGCGCCCCGGCGACATGGTGACGGTCGAGATCACCTACGCCGCCCCGCACCACCTCGTCGCCGACGGCGCGGTCCGGTCCGTACGCCGTACCCGCGCAGGCGACGCCTGGGAGCGGCGTACGTCCGCCCCGTCCGCGCCCACCGGTGTGGGGCTCGGCATGCCCACGGTCGGCATACCGGCTCCGCTGCCCCCGGCGCCCGCCTGCGGCTGA
- a CDS encoding type IV toxin-antitoxin system AbiEi family antitoxin domain-containing protein has product MEELRPVLAQQAGVISRRQVEGRGLAPHDLRRLVRRRDLTPLFSGVYVDHTGPLSWIQQAWAAVLFCASHDTRRRLEGPRADQAGAALYGASAMRAADGPGRREDTGPIQVAVARDRRVLAPAGITIVRTFGLETRVLWNVGPPRMRYDEAALDVALATSGELDAIGAIARAVQGRHTTAERMQEALALRRRAPRREFLEAVLADVAGGTCSVLEHAYLTRVERPHGLPAGRRQVRAGTTSGVVYRDVALRERLIELDGRLFHDTAEQRDRDFERDLDAAADGDATLRLTWGQVVGRPCSTAAKVSLVLEREGWPPGRPCGSGCAWPSVAA; this is encoded by the coding sequence ATGGAAGAGCTCCGACCCGTACTCGCCCAGCAGGCGGGAGTGATCTCGCGACGCCAGGTGGAGGGACGCGGCCTGGCGCCGCACGACCTGCGCCGGCTCGTGCGCCGCCGGGACCTGACGCCACTGTTCTCCGGCGTGTACGTCGACCACACCGGCCCGCTGAGCTGGATCCAGCAGGCGTGGGCCGCGGTCCTGTTCTGCGCGTCGCACGACACGCGCCGCCGGCTCGAGGGGCCGCGCGCCGACCAGGCGGGAGCGGCCCTGTACGGCGCCTCGGCCATGCGAGCAGCGGACGGGCCCGGCCGCAGGGAGGACACCGGGCCGATTCAGGTCGCGGTCGCGCGCGATCGCCGCGTGCTCGCCCCCGCCGGCATCACGATCGTGCGGACCTTCGGCCTCGAGACCAGGGTGCTGTGGAACGTGGGCCCGCCGCGGATGCGCTACGACGAGGCCGCGCTCGACGTGGCCCTCGCGACCTCCGGCGAGCTCGACGCCATCGGGGCGATCGCGCGTGCCGTCCAGGGCCGGCACACCACCGCCGAGCGGATGCAGGAAGCCCTGGCGCTACGCCGACGGGCTCCGCGTCGGGAGTTCCTCGAGGCAGTCCTCGCCGACGTCGCAGGCGGGACCTGCTCGGTGCTCGAGCACGCCTACCTCACGCGCGTCGAGCGTCCACACGGCCTCCCGGCGGGCCGGCGTCAGGTGCGCGCGGGCACCACCAGTGGCGTGGTCTACCGCGACGTCGCGCTCCGCGAGCGGCTGATCGAGCTCGACGGTCGTCTCTTCCACGACACGGCCGAGCAGCGCGACCGTGACTTCGAACGGGACCTCGACGCCGCGGCGGACGGCGACGCCACGCTCCGCCTCACGTGGGGGCAGGTCGTCGGCCGGCCGTGCAGCACGGCAGCCAAGGTGTCGCTCGTCCTCGAGCGCGAGGGGTGGCCTCCGGGGCGTCCGTGCGGCAGCGGTTGCGCATGGCCGAGCGTGGCGGCCTGA
- a CDS encoding NUDIX domain-containing protein — translation MTDRFALVPASYVYLLREGDDGTEVLLQQRGPVPYMPGHWAAAAAGHVEPGETAYDAARREALEELGITDLSLDFAFTMQRSRFGPAVEERADFFFTARSWSGEPRIVETEKATSLGWFALAALPEPMVPHEAYALAHLTSGVGYLTFGWDDRPSGGGPGPTAAAGSPA, via the coding sequence GTGACCGACCGCTTCGCCCTCGTCCCGGCCTCGTACGTCTACCTGCTCCGCGAGGGCGACGACGGCACCGAGGTGCTCCTCCAGCAGCGCGGACCCGTGCCCTACATGCCGGGCCACTGGGCAGCAGCGGCCGCCGGTCACGTCGAACCGGGCGAGACGGCATACGACGCTGCGCGCCGTGAGGCGCTCGAGGAGCTCGGGATCACCGACCTCTCGCTGGACTTCGCCTTCACCATGCAGCGCAGCCGCTTCGGCCCGGCGGTCGAGGAACGGGCCGACTTCTTCTTCACCGCGCGGTCGTGGAGCGGCGAGCCGCGCATCGTCGAGACGGAGAAGGCGACCTCGCTGGGCTGGTTCGCCCTCGCCGCGCTGCCCGAGCCGATGGTGCCGCACGAGGCGTACGCCCTCGCGCACCTGACCTCCGGCGTCGGCTACCTCACCTTCGGGTGGGACGACCGCCCGAGCGGGGGTGGCCCGGGCCCGACGGCCGCGGCAGGATCACCCGCATGA
- a CDS encoding antitoxin produces MSFLDKAKAKLTDAVDQHGDKIAEGIDKAGAFANEKTAGKHADKIDKATGKARDALDSLDGKDDDIPPGTAR; encoded by the coding sequence ATGAGTTTCCTGGACAAGGCGAAGGCCAAGCTCACCGACGCCGTCGACCAGCACGGCGACAAGATCGCCGAGGGCATCGACAAGGCCGGCGCGTTCGCCAACGAGAAGACCGCCGGCAAGCACGCCGACAAGATCGACAAGGCGACCGGCAAGGCCCGTGACGCGCTGGACTCCCTCGACGGCAAGGACGACGACATCCCGCCCGGGACCGCGCGCTGA
- the miaA gene encoding tRNA (adenosine(37)-N6)-dimethylallyltransferase MiaA → MPRPRPRPVVALVGATASGKSGLSLDLAERLGGEVVNTDAMQVYRGMDVGTAKLAEAERRGVPHHLLDLLEVTEPATVALFQGWARQAIADIRDRDATPVLVGGSALYTRAILDRFEFPGTDDSLRRELEVELERVGSHALHERLAGVDPEAAAQILPDNGRRVVRALEVVALTGRPFSASLPRLEYADPLTVQIGVDIDRPTLDERIARRVEEMFAGGFVEEVEALLARGLAEGRTASRAIGYREVMGYLAGDRSLADAIEQTTVATRRFARRQDAWFRKDPRIVWVAHDDPDRVERAIRAVERLGR, encoded by the coding sequence ATGCCCCGTCCCAGGCCCCGACCTGTCGTCGCCCTCGTCGGAGCCACCGCGTCGGGCAAGTCCGGCCTCAGCCTCGACCTCGCCGAGCGGCTCGGGGGAGAGGTGGTCAACACCGACGCGATGCAGGTCTACCGCGGCATGGACGTCGGCACCGCCAAGCTCGCGGAGGCCGAGCGGCGTGGCGTCCCGCACCACCTGCTCGACCTGCTCGAGGTGACCGAGCCGGCCACGGTCGCGCTGTTCCAGGGCTGGGCGCGCCAGGCGATCGCCGACATCCGCGACCGCGACGCCACCCCGGTGCTGGTGGGCGGCTCGGCGCTCTACACCCGCGCGATCCTCGACCGCTTCGAGTTCCCCGGCACCGACGACTCGCTGCGCCGCGAGCTCGAGGTGGAGCTCGAGCGCGTCGGCAGCCACGCCCTCCACGAGCGGCTGGCCGGCGTCGACCCCGAGGCGGCGGCGCAGATCCTCCCCGACAACGGCCGCCGGGTCGTACGTGCCCTCGAGGTCGTCGCGCTCACCGGCAGGCCGTTCAGCGCGAGCCTCCCGAGACTGGAGTACGCCGACCCGCTGACCGTGCAGATCGGCGTCGACATCGACCGCCCGACGCTCGACGAGCGGATCGCGCGCCGGGTGGAGGAGATGTTCGCCGGCGGGTTCGTCGAGGAGGTCGAGGCCCTGCTGGCCCGCGGCCTGGCCGAGGGCCGGACGGCGTCGCGGGCGATCGGCTACCGCGAGGTGATGGGCTACCTCGCCGGCGACCGCAGCCTCGCCGACGCGATCGAGCAGACGACCGTCGCGACCCGGCGGTTCGCGCGGCGACAGGACGCCTGGTTCCGCAAGGACCCGCGCATCGTGTGGGTCGCGCACGACGACCCCGACCGCGTGGAGCGCGCGATCCGGGCCGTCGAGCGGCTCGGCCGCTGA
- a CDS encoding dihydrofolate reductase family protein — MATIYYTGCTLDGFIATDDHSLDWLTSRDIDMDGPMAYPRFREQLGACVMGATTWQWILDHDEEPWGPLPTWVLTHRTFPEAPPSVRFDRDDVRRVHAEMTEAAGGKDLWVVGGGELAGQFHDAGLLDEVWLQYAPVALGSGAPVLPRHVELRLEEVARNRDFICGRYTVVR; from the coding sequence ATGGCGACGATCTACTACACCGGCTGCACCCTCGACGGCTTCATCGCGACCGACGACCACTCCCTCGACTGGCTCACCTCGCGCGACATCGACATGGACGGACCGATGGCCTATCCCCGCTTCCGCGAGCAGCTCGGGGCGTGCGTCATGGGGGCCACGACCTGGCAGTGGATCCTCGACCACGACGAGGAGCCGTGGGGGCCGCTGCCGACCTGGGTGCTCACGCACCGCACCTTCCCCGAGGCCCCGCCCAGCGTGCGGTTCGACCGCGACGACGTACGCCGGGTGCACGCCGAGATGACCGAGGCAGCCGGTGGCAAGGACCTCTGGGTGGTCGGCGGGGGCGAGCTGGCCGGGCAGTTCCACGACGCGGGCCTCCTCGACGAGGTGTGGCTGCAGTACGCCCCGGTGGCCCTCGGCAGCGGCGCCCCCGTCCTGCCGCGCCACGTCGAGCTGCGCCTCGAGGAGGTCGCCCGCAACCGCGACTTCATCTGCGGTCGCTACACGGTCGTGCGCTGA
- the ggt gene encoding gamma-glutamyltransferase has protein sequence MPHLTRRVSATLSAGGLAVAAVLVGSPAPAEPSTRPSAPPAAAPAAAAERPTVKDPTAVGKGGAISTVDPEASAAGLKVLKAGGNAVDAAVAAAATLGVTEPYSAGIGGGGYFVFYNAKSGKVRTIDGRETAPRRMPQDAFIDPATGKPYPFTPDLVTSGVGVGTPGTLATWDKALGNWGTWSLAEALAPATKVARRGFKVDETFRQQTLDNEERFAAFKDTKKLFLPKGDAPKVGSIFRNPDLAATYEAIAQRGTKAFYRGKLARLMSDVVRKPRTTRNTDLPVPPGYLTPRDLRDYKVLSQRATKSTYRGHDVYGMAPSSSGGTTVGEALNILERYDLSAMTPEQALHHYLEASALAFADRGKYVGDPAYTDVPTRRLLDDRFAAERACALDPAKAATKPVAAGDVTSYDGVCSPTSATGATDADTENISTTNLTVADRWGNVVEYTLTIEQTGGSGMVVPGHGFLLNNELTDFSTVYDPADPNRIQPGKRPRSSMSPTIVLKDGKPFLALGSPGGSTIITTVIQMLVNRIDLGMTIEEAIAAPRATQRNTVNVTAEPAFIAAYGPALSALGHTLVPSGDAFTSAAEIGAATAIEFGPRKRLTAVAEPSRRGKGSAKVVDPR, from the coding sequence ATGCCGCACCTCACCCGCCGCGTCAGCGCCACTCTCTCCGCCGGCGGCCTGGCCGTCGCCGCCGTCCTCGTCGGGTCGCCCGCGCCCGCCGAGCCGTCGACCCGGCCATCGGCCCCGCCGGCGGCCGCGCCGGCGGCCGCGGCCGAGCGCCCCACCGTCAAGGACCCGACCGCGGTCGGCAAGGGCGGGGCGATCAGCACGGTCGACCCGGAGGCGAGCGCCGCCGGTCTCAAGGTGCTGAAGGCCGGCGGCAACGCGGTCGACGCGGCCGTCGCCGCCGCCGCGACGCTCGGCGTCACCGAGCCCTACAGCGCCGGCATCGGCGGTGGCGGCTACTTCGTGTTCTACAACGCCAAGTCCGGCAAGGTCCGCACGATCGACGGCCGCGAGACCGCCCCGCGCAGGATGCCGCAGGACGCGTTCATCGACCCGGCCACCGGCAAGCCGTACCCCTTCACCCCCGACCTGGTGACCAGCGGGGTGGGCGTCGGCACGCCCGGCACCCTGGCGACGTGGGACAAGGCGCTCGGCAACTGGGGCACCTGGTCGCTCGCCGAGGCGCTCGCGCCGGCCACGAAGGTCGCGCGCCGCGGCTTCAAGGTCGACGAGACCTTCCGGCAGCAGACCCTCGACAACGAGGAGCGCTTCGCCGCCTTCAAGGACACCAAGAAGCTGTTCCTGCCGAAGGGCGACGCCCCGAAGGTCGGGTCGATCTTCCGCAACCCCGACCTCGCCGCGACCTACGAGGCGATCGCGCAGCGTGGGACGAAGGCGTTCTACCGCGGCAAGCTGGCGCGGCTGATGTCCGACGTCGTGCGCAAGCCGCGCACCACGAGGAACACCGACCTCCCGGTGCCCCCGGGCTACCTCACCCCTCGCGACCTGCGCGACTACAAGGTGCTCTCGCAGCGCGCGACGAAGAGCACCTACCGCGGGCACGACGTCTACGGCATGGCGCCCTCGTCCTCCGGCGGCACCACCGTCGGGGAGGCCCTCAACATCCTCGAGCGCTACGACCTGTCGGCGATGACGCCCGAGCAGGCGCTGCACCACTACCTCGAGGCCAGTGCCCTCGCGTTCGCCGACCGCGGCAAGTACGTCGGCGACCCGGCGTACACCGACGTGCCGACCAGGCGGCTGCTCGACGACCGGTTCGCCGCCGAGCGCGCCTGCGCGCTCGACCCGGCCAAGGCGGCGACCAAGCCCGTCGCGGCCGGTGACGTGACGTCGTACGACGGGGTGTGCTCGCCGACGTCGGCGACCGGCGCCACCGACGCCGACACCGAGAACATCTCCACCACCAACCTCACCGTGGCCGACCGGTGGGGCAACGTCGTCGAGTACACGCTCACCATCGAGCAGACCGGCGGGTCGGGCATGGTCGTGCCCGGTCACGGCTTCCTGCTCAACAACGAGCTCACCGACTTCTCGACCGTCTACGACCCGGCCGACCCCAACCGCATCCAGCCCGGCAAGCGCCCGCGCAGCTCGATGTCCCCGACGATCGTGCTCAAGGACGGCAAGCCGTTCCTCGCGCTCGGCTCGCCCGGTGGCTCCACGATCATCACGACGGTGATCCAGATGCTGGTCAACCGCATCGACCTGGGCATGACGATCGAGGAGGCCATCGCGGCGCCCCGCGCGACCCAGCGCAACACGGTCAACGTGACGGCCGAGCCGGCGTTCATCGCGGCCTACGGTCCGGCCCTCTCCGCCCTCGGTCACACCCTGGTGCCGTCGGGTGACGCGTTCACCAGCGCCGCCGAGATCGGAGCGGCCACGGCGATCGAGTTCGGGCCGCGCAAGCGCCTCACCGCGGTGGCCGAGCCGAGCCGGCGCGGCAAGGGGTCCGCCAAGGTGGTCGACCCCCGCTGA
- the dapF gene encoding diaminopimelate epimerase encodes MSYPFLKGHGTENDFVVLPDADGALHGDADGEMSADRVRALCDRRAGIGGDGVLRAVRRGDGWFMDYRNADGSVSEMCGNGVRVFARYLHEREGEPFPMRIQTRAGVKVLDRSGDELTADMGSPEVLGETEVSVMGRSRPALHVSMGNPHAVAFVDDLAEAGPLLEAPEHDDGVFPDGVNVEFVVRRGAHHVAMRVHERGSGETRSCGTGACAAAVATALADDAPRGTTYRVDVPGGTLHVEWTEDDRILMTGPAVLVAEGVTDL; translated from the coding sequence GTGAGCTACCCCTTCCTCAAGGGCCACGGCACGGAGAACGACTTCGTGGTCCTGCCCGACGCCGACGGCGCGCTGCACGGCGACGCCGACGGCGAGATGTCCGCCGACCGGGTGCGGGCGTTGTGCGACCGGCGCGCCGGCATCGGGGGCGACGGGGTGCTGCGCGCCGTACGCCGCGGTGACGGCTGGTTCATGGACTACCGCAACGCCGACGGCTCGGTCAGCGAGATGTGCGGCAACGGGGTGCGGGTGTTCGCGCGCTACCTCCACGAGCGCGAGGGCGAGCCGTTCCCGATGCGGATCCAGACCCGCGCGGGCGTCAAGGTGCTCGACCGCTCCGGCGACGAGCTCACCGCCGACATGGGCTCGCCCGAGGTGCTGGGCGAGACCGAGGTGTCGGTGATGGGACGGAGCCGGCCCGCGCTGCACGTCTCGATGGGCAACCCGCACGCGGTCGCGTTCGTGGACGACCTCGCCGAGGCCGGCCCGCTCCTCGAGGCCCCCGAGCACGACGACGGCGTGTTCCCCGACGGCGTCAACGTCGAGTTCGTCGTACGCCGCGGCGCGCACCATGTCGCGATGCGGGTGCACGAGCGCGGGTCGGGGGAGACCCGGTCGTGCGGCACGGGCGCATGCGCCGCCGCGGTGGCGACGGCGCTGGCCGACGACGCCCCGCGCGGGACGACCTACCGCGTGGACGTGCCGGGCGGCACGCTCCACGTCGAGTGGACCGAGGACGACCGGATCCTGATGACCGGCCCGGCCGTGCTGGTGGCCGAAGGCGTCACGGACCTGTGA